The following proteins are encoded in a genomic region of Neoarius graeffei isolate fNeoGra1 chromosome 6, fNeoGra1.pri, whole genome shotgun sequence:
- the trhr2 gene encoding thyrotropin releasing hormone receptor 2, which yields MAENMSSKMDSSSVSNISLLGQGDSVSKSVEYKTVSVFLVVLVCGVGIVGNIMVVLVVLTTRHMRTPTNCYLVSLAVADLTVLVAAGLPNISESLMATWVYGQAGCLGITYLQYLGINVSSCSITAFTVERYIAICHPMRAHTVCTVSRAKRIIAGVWAFTCVYCMLWLFLVDIQVNSDGRAQCGYRVSRDLYLPIYLIDFTIFYVIPLLLAIILYGLIARILYLNPLSHPPDSGTLTAPALRRSCKEPADASKGGHQGRPKSALSSRKQVTKMLAVVVVLFALLWMPYRTLVLINSFVSTPYLDAWFLLFCRTCIYANSAINPVVYNLMSQKFRSAFRGLYRCQQPTSHQRSLSSLQTGYTIARDARSTHISNGTKETVKRISSGTATQEPSMESPMGEKKAATVKTGIDNNGIDKIQDKTNETDTVKDQGDITNLATERKGIKKEDNGSGLEKKIDSQSTDIRKDIENCNNINNGMITMTPDTTHPNAEKAVPASDEMKPALVHVEQNSKELIHSTL from the exons ATGGCAGAAAACATGAGCTCCAAGATGGACAGTAGCTCCGTGTCCAACATATCCCTGCTGGGCCAGGGAGACTCTGTGTCCAAATCAGTGGAATATAAGACTGTGTCCGTGTTTCTGGTGGTTCTGGTATGTGGTGTGGGAATTGTTGGAAATATCATGGTGGTCCTGGTGGTCCTCACCACCCGACACATGCGAACACCCACCAACTGCTACCTGGTGAGCCTTGCTGTGGCTGACCTGACGGTGCTGGTGGCGGCTGGGCTGCCCAACATCTCCGAAAGCCTGATGGCCACCTGGGTGTATGGGCAAGCTGGCTGTCTGGGCATTACCTACCTCCAGTACCTGGGCATCAACGTGTCTTCCTGCTCCATCACGGCCTTCACAGTGGAGAG ATACATAGCCATCTGTCACCCAATGAGGGCTCATACGGTTTGTACAGTCTCCAGGGCCAAGCGCATCATTGCAGGGGTGTGGGCCTTCACCTGCGTCTACTGCATGCTTTGGCTGTTCCTGGTGGACATCCAAGTGAACAGTGATGGACGTGCCCAGTGTGGCTATCGCGTCTCCCGTGATCTCTACCTGCCCATCTACCTCATCGATTTCACCATTTTTTACGTCATCCCACTGCTGCTAGCTATCATCCTGTATGGCCTCATCGCACGAATCCTCTACCTGAATCCACTGTCCCACCCACCAGATTCAGGGACCCTCACAGCCCCTGCCCTCAGGAGAAGCTGCAAAGAACCTGCAGATGCAAGTAAAGGAGGTCACCAAGGACGACCAAAAAGTGCACTCTCATCTCggaagcag GTCACCAAGATGCTTGCTGTTGTGGTGGTTCTTTTTGCCTTGCTGTGGATGCCATACAGAACCCTGGTGCTAATCAACTCCTTTGTCAGCACGCCATACCTGGACGCCTGGTTCTTACTGTTCTGCAGGACATGCATCTACGCCAACAGCGCTATCAATCCTGTAGTGTACAACCTAATGTCTCAGAAGTTCCGCTCTGCCTTCCGTGGCCTGTACCGGTGCCAACAGCCAACCAGTCACCAGCGTAGTCTGTCCTCACTACAGACTGGGTACACTATAGCTAGAGATGCTCGAAGCACTCACATCAGCAATGGCACCAAGGAAACTGTCAAGAGAATCAGCTctggcactgccacccaggagccAAGCATGGAAAGCCCCATGGGTGAAAAGAAAGCAGCTACAGTGAAGACTGGTATTGATAATAATGGTATAGATAAGATACAAGACAAGACAAATGAAACTGACACAGTCAAGGATCAAGGTGATATTACAAACCTTGCTACTGAAAGAAAAGGAATTAAAAAAGAAGATAATGGTTCTGGCTTGGAGAAAAAGATTGATAGCCAAAGCACTGATATTAGAAaagatatagaaaattgtaataatattaacaatggcATGATTACAATGACTCCAGACACTACCCATCCTAACGCAGAGAAAGCCGTGCCAGCCTCTGATGAGATGAAGCCTGCACTTGTCCATGTTGAGCAAAATTCTAAGGAATTGATCCACAGCACATTGTAA